The following coding sequences lie in one Alloacidobacterium dinghuense genomic window:
- a CDS encoding class I SAM-dependent methyltransferase: protein MPTVDLYDSAYGNYEEDVYRQIRIATYGEDFGQTSWVTNDESSEIPQLLAVTPNSHTLEIGCGSGRYALQIAETTGCSIVGLDVNEAGIRNAKALVNARGLSGRVFFEHCDASEGLPFRHASFDAAFANDVICHIPRRLSLLLEVFRVLKPLGRLLFSDALVIGGAISHEEIATRSSIGYYLFTPPGHNEELIRKAGFRLLRVSDTTANTTRIAMRWRDARDSRRDELIAVEGEPNFDGLQQFLSCVCALNSERRLLRYVYLAEKDPVPVGD, encoded by the coding sequence ATGCCGACAGTCGATCTCTATGACAGCGCATACGGAAACTATGAGGAAGACGTTTATCGGCAAATCCGTATAGCAACTTACGGAGAGGATTTTGGCCAGACGAGTTGGGTGACAAACGATGAGTCGAGTGAGATTCCTCAATTATTGGCTGTCACACCGAACTCCCATACGCTTGAAATCGGATGTGGCTCAGGCAGGTATGCCCTGCAAATTGCTGAGACAACCGGTTGCAGCATTGTGGGCCTGGACGTCAATGAGGCCGGAATACGCAATGCCAAGGCTCTTGTGAATGCACGCGGTCTTTCAGGCCGAGTGTTCTTCGAGCATTGCGATGCATCCGAGGGTCTGCCCTTTCGCCATGCCAGCTTTGATGCTGCCTTTGCGAATGACGTTATTTGCCACATTCCCAGACGGCTCTCATTGCTGCTGGAAGTCTTTCGGGTTCTGAAGCCGCTGGGACGTCTTCTGTTCAGTGATGCTCTGGTTATTGGCGGGGCGATTTCGCATGAAGAGATCGCAACACGTAGCTCAATCGGATACTACCTCTTCACTCCACCGGGGCACAACGAAGAGCTAATTCGGAAAGCAGGTTTTCGCCTGCTCAGGGTCAGTGATACAACCGCGAACACCACCCGCATTGCCATGCGTTGGCGAGACGCCCGCGATTCACGTCGGGACGAGTTGATCGCCGTGGAAGGCGAACCTAACTTTGATGGTCTCCAGCAATTTCTTTCTTGCGTGTGCGCGCTCAACAGTGAGAGACGTCTG